The DNA segment TGGTAATGGTTCATCAAATTGAAAAATActtctttattttcaaaattactGTCTTTGTGAAGGGAGTTATAATGACATGTTAGTGGAAACATTTCCATACCTTTAACCAGATAAGAGGAGTCTGTCAAATCTGAAAAACTTAAGAGCTTGGAATTCTCGGAGGAGACAAAAAATATTTGATGCAGGCAAATAAGATATGAGAGAGTAAATCAAATTGATTGAATCAACATTTAACTTAGAAAGCGGTGGAATAACAAGATTAAAGGCTACCAGTAATGCATAATCCTATTTCCTATTCTACTAATCATATGTTATCATATAAAACATTTATTACACCATGCAAGGCCGACTAGCAGATAAATGCACTAAATAAATTAACACGGAAAATCCAAACCTGCTGATTATAGCTATCAGTCAAAGCAGAATTTTCAGAAGCTAGAGACTCTGCTAAAGCACGTGAAGCTTCAAGACCACGTTGCAACGAGAACTTTTCTTGCGTTAGATCTTCAATATGCTGCgaggtaaaaaaaaatcatctgaATGACAAATAATAATCAATGCATTTTCACTTAGACAAAGCATGGAAGAACTTTCCTGTCGAAAGGATCTCCTCAAGACAGCGAAAGATTTATTATTCCCAGTACATCAACGTAACACTATTTTGCACGACAAAATAATTACAAAATGGATTTCACTCAAAGTATTCTCTTACAAGGAATAATCTGCTACTTTATTCCCCTTAAAAATTACCCTAAAGTCATTGCATACTATTGTTTCCGTGCATCGAATTAAAAGATGAAAGTAAACATACATAAAAAATTTTGTCGGTGTAACTGTAAGAAGGTGCACTATCCAGCAATAATGTGTTAAGGATGCTACATGACTACATTGAGAATTTATTAATGCTCTTTCCAATGCGTCTTATGATGTGATAAGCATGTTGCATCTGAAAGTGTGAATGGGATCATTCATATGCTGACTCTTATGCTATGAGATGTATGATTTCTCGATGAAAATGCATGTTTAGTGACTTAATGCAGAAGTAGGGAAAGTGCTCAGTCAACAGTTTTATCGGTATCATGCAGATAAAGATCACATCTAGCCACATTCTATTTCATCCTAAAACCCACATTACACGTCATATTTTCTGGATCAATAACAGGTGTGGAACATGTGGATCTGCTTTACATTTAAAGTATGTTCATCAAATTCCAAATCTGGAGAGCCACTAAATTGCGGAAATTCGAATACAACAAGCTTTTTTAGTCAGTTTGctgaagaaaaataatattttttggctCATATTTCCACCCATTCAAAGAATGAATCAAATGACTGTACAACATTCACCAAATTATGATCTATATAACATCGTTTCCCAAGTAACAACAGAACTATGACACATTCAATGTCTTCGAACTGTAAAATTCAGAATATCCACTATAGATAGAGTTAGCCACAATAAACTGCCAGATTattgtcatggattttggtaaAATTCCAAGAAAACTGTGGAGGATACTAAAAAATCAACAGTTATTCTTATAAATACCACTAAATTCGAAGagaaaaattgcaattttccaAACCTCTATGATGAGGCAAACGAATCACCCAGGGGAGCTAAACAAAGCACATGTAACCAAAATACGAGTGAATCAAGAAATATAACATTCATAATTGATTTCACAAATACTGGAGACAAAAAAATACAGTCAAGGAACCTGTTCCAAAGCAGAAAAGTCTTCATTCGGTCTATGCAAAAAGAAGTTGTTTTTGCTTTCCGCAAAATGATTGGAAGATTCAACATCATTACCAGAATCAATGAATGAAGTGGCAAATTTCTGAGAAACCTTTGAACtggaaaaatcaatttttgatACCGCAAAGTGAGTGGGTGGGGGCGATAACGGGCCTTTTGAGATGTGAATAGAATCAAGAAATGATGGACGGGATCTCTTGCCAGATACAGATGGAGATGGTAATGCGTTATTCGATGAACTTCGAGCATCAGAATAAAATTCATCATTTCTATGGTCGCGTGTCCATGAAGATGAATGGTTCATGCTGCCTGTATGACCAACATAGCCGCTTATTCTGTCATCCCCAGTGTTAGGAAACACAGAGAGCCTTTGTCCAATACTTGTGGCAGAATGAATAGATTCTGTAACCCAATAAAAAGTTCAAGCATAGAACATAACAGAGTCGTCAGAAATTTCTAAAACAAAACAGGGTATAGACGAAGAGATACCAAAAGGGTAACATATTTCATTCAATGCAATATTACCTTGGTAGGGGGAAAATGTTAGTGTGTTACCCTGATAGTCCCTAGTACCCAAACTGTCTTCCAACAATGTGCTGACAGAATTCTCAGATGAAATACTTTTAGCAAATAGGGCAGATGAGCCTGAATTCCCAAGCAAAAGATCCTTCCCAAGGTCTTCACTGATGTTTAATGGGTAACCATCTAAACCATGGTCATTAAAGTGACTGGAAGCTTCCTGCACGGGTGATACAGAATGAGACAAAAAGCTATCATTTCCAATCGGAGAAGTAACTGGAGATGATGATCCATCCTTTTCATCTCTATCCAATGATTTATAACCCGAACTTCTAGGTTCCAAGGAGCCCAAAGAAGCAGCAGCATTCTTGTACTGTTTATCATTATAGAATGAATGATCTAGATCGGATGAATATACATCAGTCTTATTCACAACGGAACTGTCAGCAATCTTGGGGCCTGAAGAACCAAATTCACTTTGCAAAGCAATACCAGTTTCATTTGTCTCGTTATTCTCAACAATACCCGAGGATTCCAAACCACCTACAGAAAATGTTGCATATGTATGCACACTATTATCATCCGTATGTACCCGCTCAGATTCAGATGGTTGGTTCTCATGTGAGACATCATCGGAAGGACTAAGAATACTAGTAGAAGTAGCTTTTTTAGCCTTCTCCAAGGCCTTCTTTCGGCGAAACTCCTCTAGCTGCA comes from the Henckelia pumila isolate YLH828 chromosome 1, ASM3356847v2, whole genome shotgun sequence genome and includes:
- the LOC140875575 gene encoding protein BLISTER-like; amino-acid sequence: MASPQVLKKQEQLAAGRKKLEEFRRKKALEKAKKATSTSILSPSDDVSHENQPSESERVHTDDNSVHTYATFSVGGLESSGIVENNETNETGIALQSEFGSSGPKIADSSVVNKTDVYSSDLDHSFYNDKQYKNAAASLGSLEPRSSGYKSLDRDEKDGSSSPVTSPIGNDSFLSHSVSPVQEASSHFNDHGLDGYPLNISEDLGKDLLLGNSGSSALFAKSISSENSVSTLLEDSLGTRDYQGNTLTFSPYQESIHSATSIGQRLSVFPNTGDDRISGYVGHTGSMNHSSSWTRDHRNDEFYSDARSSSNNALPSPSVSGKRSRPSFLDSIHISKGPLSPPPTHFAVSKIDFSSSKVSQKFATSFIDSGNDVESSNHFAESKNNFFLHRPNEDFSALEQHIEDLTQEKFSLQRGLEASRALAESLASENSALTDSYNQQGSLVHQLKADMEKLQDEIKLQLVELEAVKLEYANAQLECNAADERAKLLASEVIGLEEKALRLRSNELKLERQVENYQAEIYSDRKKISCLEKECQDLHSTINALQEEKKVLQSRLLKASSNEKSYDPKKTSSTKKDVSTSTEDLDLELLDTTMEASNSENLVTASLPGDRYSSQLQLENRLPSLEMLSLTVPSDHMRMIQSINTLIAELAMEKDHLIRALSAESSQRSTLMELNKELTQKLEVQTQRLELLTSQSMTNNKAPTRRRDTHDVHENIAYADEGDEVVERVLGWIMKLFPGGPSRRTTSKRFSL